The following DNA comes from Ricinus communis isolate WT05 ecotype wild-type chromosome 10, ASM1957865v1, whole genome shotgun sequence.
atttctttttttcttttaaaaaacaaatcaaatcaaaattccTAATCATCTTTCTCTAGAAATAAATAATGGTCATTAAAAGAAACTTCTGTTACGTGTTCTTTTTCTAACGAGTGATGACATTTTGAGAGAATGACACCAAATTTCCCAACCGAATTAGTGCTTTCTAGTCAAGCATAGCAACCAAATtgactttgattttcttcaataattaattatataaatattttttaagattttcagAAAATATATTCGgataatatcaatttttaaacTCCCAAGTCAAGATTTACTCGAGCATTTAACTCAGGCTGGTGTAGCCGTTAATACGAATAAGAAACACTAATCTTGCAAAAATATGTCCAAGAATCTTGTAAAGAAACAAGACTCACAGTCACATGATCATcattcaacctaattaattttactttttgttcTGTATTGGTTGCATTATATGGAAGGAAAGTTTCAGGACGAACTACAGATGCAACACAAGAACCTGAAAATCAAGTTGGAATGTTGGAATCTGCATTTGCATTTACGTCTAATGATCAGAAGGCTTCAATAcataatcaaagaaaaaaagaaaaacaaaacctTTGTTACAAAGAGCATATGCTACAGAAGACTCTGTATTTCTAAGACTTGCCTGgcaatcaaaaagaaaaagagatccTAAAGAAACAAAACCGATAAAATGCtgaattaattatgatattaaaagGAAGTCTCAAAATCAGATTATTCCTCCTTCGAAATTAAGAGACAACAATGGGCGAAACATTAACTTAGTAGTCCAAAAAATGGATTGGAGCATCTCCTCTCACCAGTTGAAGAATGATAAAAGGTCAGGCTCAGGAACAAAGAAGGATTCGATCAGCCAGCTGTACAGTTTAAAACCAAAGTTTGTTTCTTCCTTTACAATCCTACATTGTCACTGCTTGAATCCATTATGATTGTCAATCTCCTAGCTGTCTTCATGAAGTCACTACAGGAAATGAATCAACATTACATCAGTCACAAGTGGATTCGAACAATAGCACCTGAAGATAACCTTTGCAGGTGcaagaaaaaagattaaaaaaaaattcaagattGGCACCTGAATGGTTCGTCCCCTATGTGTTTGACAATGCCAGCGATATCACGGTAAAGAACATTGTTAAGTGTCTCGGAGTTTTCTATTCCAAACATATCTGCGAGTTTTCTGTACAATTCATCATAAGATCCGAGCAATGAAAGGTCAAGAGTTCGGCCCACATCCTCTGATTCCATGAAGACTTTGCAATGACCAGTCTCCAAGGAGGGTTCGGTCTCTTGGCGATTACCCTTGCACCATTGGAAACCTTCATAGGACGAGTGTTCAGGTAGGCCTTGTTGATGAAGCGCTGATCCAGAGCCATCAGAAAAATTCGCTATCTTATCTAAATTTCCTTCAGATGAACTATTGCCAGTAAGAACTGGTGACACTGTATCGCCGGAGGAGCTAAGAGAGATTTGCTGCTCAGTGAGTATTGGCTGACCAAAAAGTACAAGCTGGGGTGTCTTCACATTATCAGGTTTTCCTGAATTCTGGGTGGAACGTGCCATGGTTAGCACACAGGATACACTCTCACTCATGCTAGGCTTTACAATGGTAGGGCCATTTGAGGATATACTGTGTGTAGCAGAATGATCAAGTGGTGGCGGGAAACCAGCCAGAAATAGACTTGTCTGCAGTTTATTGAGGCGGAGATCTGATAAAGGTAGACCATAATGAGCATGCCTGGCTCCCTGCATGCCAGCAGGAGTGTTATCTGGTAGACAACCAAAAGGGCTGGTAGGCCCAAGGAGGTTGCCGGAAAACGTTGGAAGTGGAAATTGGCTATCAAGGGGGAAATCAGGGTGTTGAGGCATTCTCAACTTCTTCCTTGGTGGTGAGAATGGGGACAGATGGATGACGGGCATGTTTGATACCAATTCTACTAGCCATGGGCTCACACGCTTCACATTTTGGAGCAAGTCAGGTTCATCCCAAGTAACCTGGCACACATGAATCtggaaaattagaaaacagtGGTTGAACCATAATTAACCCGTTTCAAACACAATATTCATCAGAGTCAAACTGGACTTCATTCTCTCTGTCGtcaatatataaagaatgaacATTCAACCATCCATTTAATTTTTGCACTGTAACAAAAAAGCACACTATGCTGTTCAGTGCTGTTTcttaaatactaaaatctaAGACAGTGAAAGAAGAGATAGTATCACTAATTGTTATAAAGAGAGGAGCCATATACCGTCAGACCGGACAAGAACCAAACAATTGACAAATCAGTTTACTTTCAATGAACAGAACAGAATAACATTGCTTCCAAGATTAATTCCAAAACTTATATATGACATTCTTTTTCAAAGTAACTAACTTGCAAGGAGCATTCAGATCAAGAAAAATGACAATACCTGGAGGAGCCTCCATGGCGAATCGGGCCAACGAAGAGGATCAGCAACTTGAACAGAAGCAATAGTTCCCATAAACCAGCTAATCCGTGAAGAATCCTCAGTTTCAAATGCCATTTTAAACCTCATCCCCGAACACCACCGGATCTGAAATGCAGCTTTCACCATAGAAGCCTTAACACAGAACTCAGGAGTACTAGCTCGAGGGTAGTAAACTACCTCAAAAGGCTGTCCATTAGCAGCAAGGGTAGCAGCTTCTATAACTGATTCAGCCTTCACTTTCCCTTTCCCCGTTAAAGCATTCTCACCAGGACCATTCCCATTTCCACTTCTTGATAGCTTATTCCCATCTTCtctgaaaaaagaattaaatccTCCATAAGGCATAACACAATTCCCACCGGCCGGATTCCATGAAGACTCGGGACCACCACCAACTCCCCTCTTAGCTCTTCGAATTCCAATACAAAGATCTCCGTTCTCTGCTCTTAAAAATACTATAGAGTCCCCTGCAACTAACTTCTTATGATTCACAAAAGTACTCCATCCAGTAGTTAAAAGATGCCTCCTTGGTGTTCCTCTATAAATATGTCTAAACTTCCATGTTTCTCCATGAACATCCTTAGCAAGAATGGTCTGAACAGGCGGATCAGCTGAGTAATCCAACCTCGGAAAAATAGTCTCCGCGCAGTACCTTGGCACCGAGAAACCTCCACCATTATTGGCATCAGATTGAGTCAATGTCTTAGCAAAAGAAGCAGGCTTATTCTCTTGCCCTTCTCCTCCATTAATTACaccttcttcttcatcttccatACCATTCTCTTTACTACAAATTGGAGTTAACTTTATCTTAGCATAAACCTCATCAGTTTCAGGATCAGCCATGAATTTGATTCCTGAAACTCTGCACAGAATATAAGGAGGTAGACGAGGGAAGTTCCTGAAATCAACTGAACCAGAGGCATGCTCGGCGTGGCCTTGAGGAAAATAAAAGACTTTGGTGTTCACTGCTGGCATTTGAACCATCCCACCAGCGCAGGCGTGCCACAGTTGAGAGTCTAAACATTTCTCCATCTCCTTCTCCTTCACTCTCTCTTTTGCTTCCATAAATGTAATCATTTCACCAAAAAATAACAGCTACAAAAAACTCTTCTTTAATGTTTGTGGAGATTCTTCCTGTAAAACCCAGATAGATCACAACAATTAGGCGTTATTTTTtcacaatcaattcaaataattgACTGAATTATTGAAAGCAGAGTTGTACTGTATTATTATTACCTTATATAGCAAATATATGACGATCAAAACAAAAGCAGAAACTGGGGAATATCTGCGTGCCACGTAGTGAACAAATTGAATCTTTACATGAGGAGATACAAACAAATTAGAATTCAAGACCAGAAAGATTGAATCTTTTGGAGTCATACAACTGCATATATCCTCTGAATTCTCACACCACCACCACTTTCACTGCAACCAAACACAACCCTTTTCAAGTTATAGCCTTTGAAGCAAATATATACCAGTTCAGAGCTCAAAATCAGGGAATTCAAAATTGGAGACTGAAACAAGAATTTCCACAGAGAAACTGTTCAATCCACTAAGACTACTAAAAGCACCATCTTGGTACCTTccttgaaaaaataacaaatcaaaGATCTTTTACACACTTCACTCCcaactataataatatcagCTGCTCCCTCCAAATTCTACACTCAAAAGAATTCGCAGAGTTTCTTGGAATTACAACCGAGAAACTAAAATTGCCATAAAAgatacaataaaataacaaaaagaaaaagaagaaggtgCTAATGAATCTCTAATAAGCAGTTAAAAAGATTcaatcaagaacaagaaacTGATGGCCGAGAGAGAAGCAgataaccaaaaaaaaaaaaaaaaaagcatcagcagagagagagagggataAACTTTTTGGATCATGCAAGACTCCAAAAAGCACATACATTGAAACAACAGGAAAAGGCTTTAACTTTTAACTTTAACATTACAtacacaaaacaaaaaaaaaaataaaaaaaaaaatccatatgaATATTGAGTTGTGGGGTTGTCGTGGCAATAGTAATTTTAGATTCATTTGTATAGTGTCTataggcttttttttttcttcagaaaaaataataattgatcttttttctttttccttatttcTTAGCTTTTTCTTCGGATCTGAAGTAAGGTATGTGTATCTTGGATAGCCAGCATAACAACAAAGATCTTTAaaaaaccctttttttttttaatttaaaaaacttttaGAATTTTACTAGAAGAATTCTTATCTAACACTATTATCCACCCCAGAGAGAAAATTGGTCTTTAGATATGTTtagatttttttgttaaagttttatttttggaataaaaatattataagtacATTTCTGCATCTCATAGTAAcatatagattttaaaatttaaaaaatatagcattttattttattattaattttgattttaatttcttataaaattatcaatcaaatttattaacatgACAGTGAAgtataataacaaaagaagaagagaaattaaattagcaCTCTCACtactataatattattgtttaagtacgttagattaataaaattctaaaatcaagaaaaaaaataattttatgcatttaaaaaataatagtttagtACTGAAATTATTTCACCATCGGATTTTATATCGAGTCATAATCTTTATTGAAGACTAAAATTAAAACCAATATTAGAGTACagtcttaaaataaaaaatttaaaaattaattttaaattgtataGTCTTCTAATGCATGTGGTATTTGTTTTGTGTTTATACTGTAagaattgatgaaaataattGAGTAGTAATTAGAATCGAAAGGATAGttctaatttttagtatttgatTAGCTAAGAATgttttaaaatcataaatttcttACTAATAGAAATTATAGTGACCTCCTTTCTTGAATTTCTCattcttatataatttagGCCAaactaagaataaaatataaataaatatataaaatattaactaataattagtaattataaattataattttcattacaACCTTTTATTACATTTTCATCGCAATTCTAATTTTGAGTTAAACTCTGATATCAGAAGTTGCATCAAATGAATTCtaaattcaattagaattatatatttaataatttcatttttccatattaaaatctaaaaaaaaagaatatactttgtaatatgatatttatatttaattaaagtgATGGTTTGCTGCGTacataaatatcaaatttatcgCGAGTTTAATGGGGGGAGTGAGTAGCGTCCGTGTGAGTGGACTATAGCATGGCAAAGTCGTCAACCAGATAAGCTTACCATAGTTAATTTTAGTCAACTAGAGTTAAAATATTACTCGCTGGGGATAGTCCATGTATTTTTGCATtgttattcttaaattttaatttatatttcaaaacaaccttttattttaatctccACTCGATTTTGAGAAAAATCTATACtaagatttaaatttcaaattcatataatattaaattatattaaaatctcaCCTTCTGCTTCCTAAACATTTCTAATTActatcttttcaaaaaaagttCGATTTcctatttaaagaaaaattatgagttaaatactatttactcataaaatttggtcCAATTACGTGatctaattataattttaaattaccaGTTTAGTTCTTCGCTAACACAAAAAGAGGTAGtgattagttttattaaaactcaaataaattttaatgtaattaaaaaaatacagaaaTCATGTGTTAGACTAAAGCTTATAGAATAATACTATTTAACccaaaaattattcaagtaatataccttttaaataaattcataacaACATAGTTtcttgttaataatttaagttCTTTCTTATTgtataaaatgaaaagtttATCAAAATATGACTAAGAGCATATCCAAGACCTTTACTTCGAATGATATTAATCTTAATTCAAGTCTTATTTTATCACATATTTCGTTTCCGATTTCGGGTGGAGTGGGATAGCTTGCgatctaattttatatttttttaattttatttattaaaaatataataaaaaagaagttaataaataaaggagTAAAGTAAAGAAATTACTTCGATTTCAAAATAGAGTATTGTATAATGTCAAATTTATTCATTGATTTAGGTTACCAAAAAGAGTCTTAAAGAGAAGAGAGTTAAAGAGCCAAAAGCACAAAACAATAGAGAGAGCTTACTTTATTATCTTCTAATCCACCTTTATTGCCTAATAAACTTTCGTATGTTAGTAGCAATAGCTAGGGTGGTCACTACAATTGTGTTAAATATCAaactaaattatttctttaattataaatatttcttttcttgaatgtagaattagttaaaattaattaattacactGTCTCCTGTCtctgttaaaataaaaatcaacaatttgttaaaattaataagaactGAAGATCTCTGACTAGATAAGTTAGATTTCAACAACGAGTGCTTCAACCACAACTCTAATTGATTGGTCTCACTGTTAGTACCAACATAATTCGATAATTAGCTTAGCTAATGCTTCAGCTAATCATCATTAAGAGGTCAATGCAATGTTAATCCatcacctttttttttttttcaaataatattacGGTTCGACTAACCCTATCTGTTCATCTTTCTATTTCCATCAAAATcgagaaattaattttaagatattttctcatatgtgATGTGCCATAGACTAAAGTGATTgctactatttatttttttaaataagaaagaatCTGGTAGTGAGTTGTAAAGCATGAAAAttgtctttattttatatggcTAATTTATTGCTAGTAGtaagcttcttcttcttcttcttcttcttctttttttctttaattaaataagtttCATATTTAAATCTCATGGTTTGATTATAAagggtttcttttttattttttaaaggcttaattgccaaaaaaaattttatgctTTACACTTATTATCAGATCTagcatatattattttaattttcaattttagcatcaaattttaatattgatttcgATTTTAATCTCCGgtgaaattatcaataaaatttgttGACATCACGTGAATTCTGCCAACAgtaattgatttttctaaattagtacttgcaagtgcacgaactgttcttataataaaaatagtaaaacacTCCAAAATCGATATCTCAAGAAACTATAAGACCACTTATTATATAGACTAGttattaatacaaaataataaaaataaatctaaacactctaaacgagtattttttgaaagaataatatttataaagtaaagtaaccaaacactaaataaatatgcaatgtaaatacaaatgcttatgatttaaaactatatgctaaaaacaATATTTAGCTTAGCCAATTACTTAGTAATTcctttgttttactttaagtctagatctaatgaatgagatagtgatgtgcctttttctctagccactcaaactaatgatgcaatcAAAGTTTCTTCTACCAATATAGATTAAAGCAAAGATGAtgtctctaatacattcaatctaaatattttcataattattactattattaaatttatatgattatataactaacaataataactgaaactaataaagatatgaatgtaaaaaaaaattattcatcaaataaataataacaa
Coding sequences within:
- the LOC8284524 gene encoding auxin response factor 18 gives rise to the protein MITFMEAKERVKEKEMEKCLDSQLWHACAGGMVQMPAVNTKVFYFPQGHAEHASGSVDFRNFPRLPPYILCRVSGIKFMADPETDEVYAKIKLTPICSKENGMEDEEEGVINGGEGQENKPASFAKTLTQSDANNGGGFSVPRYCAETIFPRLDYSADPPVQTILAKDVHGETWKFRHIYRGTPRRHLLTTGWSTFVNHKKLVAGDSIVFLRAENGDLCIGIRRAKRGVGGGPESSWNPAGGNCVMPYGGFNSFFREDGNKLSRSGNGNGPGENALTGKGKVKAESVIEAATLAANGQPFEVVYYPRASTPEFCVKASMVKAAFQIRWCSGMRFKMAFETEDSSRISWFMGTIASVQVADPLRWPDSPWRLLQVTWDEPDLLQNVKRVSPWLVELVSNMPVIHLSPFSPPRKKLRMPQHPDFPLDSQFPLPTFSGNLLGPTSPFGCLPDNTPAGMQGARHAHYGLPLSDLRLNKLQTSLFLAGFPPPLDHSATHSISSNGPTIVKPSMSESVSCVLTMARSTQNSGKPDNVKTPQLVLFGQPILTEQQISLSSSGDTVSPVLTGNSSSEGNLDKIANFSDGSGSALHQQGLPEHSSYEGFQWCKGNRQETEPSLETGHCKVFMESEDVGRTLDLSLLGSYDELYRKLADMFGIENSETLNNVLYRDIAGIVKHIGDEPFSDFMKTARRLTIIMDSSSDNVGL